Part of the Thermotoga sp. genome, GAAGATACTGAAAGACATCTTTCACATGGAAGGGAGCACCCAAAATGAGAGAGAGCAGGAGATGTCTATTTTGTAAGTTGGTTGATAGAAAAGTTCGATTTCTTTGACTTAGAGCCTGACCAAAGTGTTCCTCTAAGTGCGGAAAATCCTGAAGTTCGCGTGGCAAAGAACAGTAGAAACTGTATCATCTATGTTCCTTTTGCCATCACCATGGTTCTCGATCTTAACCCGAAGGATATCTGGGGAATAAATCTGGAAACTCAAGACTCGTTCGTGCCTAGAGTTGAATTGAAAAATAATCAAGTAAAGCTGTTTGTTCTGAACCACAACTCTGACTCTCTGATCGTAATTGAAATTTAAGGGGGAAATCAGTATGCTGAGGCCAGAAAACAATACAAAAAGATATCTCATGAATATAACTGGTCTTTGGCATCTTGAAGTGAACGGCGGTGTCAGGCCGATAGCTGTTCCCGGGAGCTGGAACGAGCAGTATCAGGATCTGTGCTACGAAGAAGGGCCTTTCACTTACAGAACAGCCTTTTACGTGCCAGAAGAACTTTCTAAAAAGCACGTTAGGCTTTACTTTGCTGCGGTGAACACAGATTGTGAAGTATATTTAAACGAAGAGAAAGTAGGAGAAAACCACATTGGTTATCTTCCCTTCGAGATAGACGTGACGGGGAGGATAAGAGCAGGAAAGAACGAACTCAAAGTGATTGTGAAGAACGAATTGAAGGTGGGAGGCTTTCCTTCAAAGGTACCGGACACCGGCACACACACCGTAGGACTCTTCGGTAGTTTTCCACCTGCGAACTTCGATTTCTTCCCGTACGGTGGGATAATAAGGCCAGTTCTGGTGGAGTTCACGGATCATTCAAGGGTCCTGGACATCTGGGTGGACACGAGCGAGTCCGATCCGGGAAAGAAACTCGGAAGAGTACGGGTGAAGGTGGAAGTCTCAGAAGAGGCGATGGGTGAAGAGATGAAGATCAAACTCGGAGAAGTGGAAAAGAAAATCGAAGTGACAGACAGGTTCATCGAAGAAGAGTTCGTTCTTGAGGATGCAAGATTCTGGTGTCCAGAAGATCCTCATCTTTACCCTCTCAGAGTGGAACTCGAAAAAGACGAGTACACTCTGGACGTTGGAATTCGCACGATCAGCTGGGATGAAAAAAGACTTTACTTGAACGGAAAACCCATCTTTCTGAAGGGATTTGGAAAACACGAGGAGTTTCCCGTTCTGGGGCAGGGAACGTTCTATCCCATGATGGTGAAAGACTTCAACCTGATGAAGTGGATCAACGCAAATTCCTTCAGAACTTCCCACTATCCCTACAGTGAAGAATGGCTGGATCTTGCAGATCGGCTGGGAATTCTTGTGATAGACGAAGCTCCTCACGTTGGTATCACAAGGTACCACTACAATCCAGGAACCCAGAAAATCGCGGAGGACAACGTGAGAAGGATGATAGACAGAGACAAAAACCACCCCAGTGTGATCATATGGAGTGTGGCAAACGAGCCAGAATCCAATCATCCCGATGCAGAAGGTTTCTTCAAAGTTCTCTACGAGACAGCGAAAAAGATGGACAGCACACGTCCTGTCGTCATGGTGAGCATGATGGACAGACCGGACGAGAGGACAAGAGATGTGGCTCTGAAATACTTCGACATCGTCTGTGTGAACAGGTACTATGGATGGTACATCTACCAGGGAAGGATAGACGAGGGATTGAAAGCACTGGAAGAAGATGTGGAAGAACTCTACAGAAGGCACAGAAAGCCTATCTTTGTCACAGAGTTTGGAGCGGATGCGATAGCAGGTTTCCACTACGATCCACCTCAGATGTTCTCCGAAGAGTACCAGGCAGAACTTGTTGAGAAAACGATAAAGCTTCTCATGAAAAAAGATTACATTGTGGGAACGCATGTGTGGGCTTTTGCGGACTTCAAGACACCTCAAAACGTGAGAAGACCCATCCTGAACCACAAGGGTGTCTTCACGAGGGACAGGCAACCCAAACTGGTCGCTCATGTGTTGAGAAAATTGTGGGATGAGCCTGATAAAGTGCTGGAAGATTAACACACATTAAAACCTGCCAAATCAATCCATTAATTTTCTAGTGATACCATAGTTTAAAGTCCAAACCCTCTAGGGAGGACGCAGAGTTGGACCCAAAAATAAAGAGGGCGCTGAATATATCTATTGTAGAAGGAGCACTTGCAGTTCTCATCAATCAATTTTTCGGCGGGCCGTACCTGACTGGATACTTCCTCTGGATGGGTGCCTCCAGTTTTTTCATAGGACTCTTTGGATCCATTCCCTTTCTGGCAAATGCCTTTCAGATCGCCACCGTTTACTTCTCAAACAGGTTGAAAACCAGAAAACAGTTAATCGTTCCTCTGATGTGGACTGCCAGGACTTCAATTGTATTGTTTGCTCTGTTTCCTCTTATCAAACACGGACTGCTTCTGGCGTACATTCTGTACTTCTACATCCAGATCGCTGGAGCCCTTTCCGTTCCCTTGTGGCAGAGCTGGATGTCAGATCTGGTGCCCAAAAACATGATAGGAAGCTATTTTGGCTTTAGAAACCTGATTCACGGACTGGTTCAGATACCTGCCATGTTCGTTGCGGGTATAATTTTGGACTCTTTGGGTGAAAACTGGAAAGGGTTCAGCACGCTGTTTTTCATAGCCGGTGCTCTAGGACTTTTGAGTGGTTATTTCTTGAAAGTTCAGTACGAACCTGCTTACAGACCGAGAGAAACCTCCCTGGGAATAACGAAAGTGATAGGAATCTTGCTGAAAGAAGAGCATTACAGAAACTTCCTCCTGGGGTTTGCTCTCTGGCATTTCGCTGTCGGTGTTGGAACCGTCTACATAAACGTTATGCTCCTGAAAGAAGTCCAGTTCAGTTACTTTCAGATAAGCGTTCTGAATGCGGTAGGAATGTTCATAGGAACGCTTTTCCAACCTTTCTGGGGAAGATTGGGTGACAGGTACGGTTTTCAATACTTTCTCAAACTCTGTCTATGGGTCCATGCAACCGTTATTTTGCTTTGGGCACTCACCCCCAAATCCTTTCTGTACGTTTTCCTTCTTCAGGGCATCATCGGTATCTTCGTGATTGCTGGAACAAGTCAGCTCATCTTCTACATTCTCATGTACAACGTTCCTTCTTCACTCAGTGCGGAGGCGTTTTCCATATTTAACAGTCTATCCAACATCCTGTTGTTTGCAGGCTCTTTGATCTCAGGCGTCCTTGTCTCCACCCTTGAAAACCTCAGTCTTCCCTTCGAAGTATCCGCCATAAGACTCACGATGATTGCCTCCTTTTTCCTGAGAACTTTTGCAGCGTACAGGATTTCTAGGATGGACCTTGGAACACCCCAGAAAGCAACTCTGTTTCAGCTGGTCAGGGGGTCATTCTTTACGAGTGTTGTTCCATGGTTGAGGGAGAGGTTGAACACTTTGAACATTTTCAAAAGAAAGCATTGAGACATGGTAAAATACGACTGAGATCACACAACAAAGGGGGTAAGTCACATGGAAGTTTTGAAAGTATCATCGAAGTCCGATCCCAACAAAGTTGCTGGCGCCATCGCTGGTGTGGTGAGGGAACACGGAAGAGCGGAGATCCAGGCCATCGGAGCAGGCGCTGTGAACCAAGCAGTGAAAGCCATTGCCATTGCACGGGGGTACCTTGCACCGAGCGGTATCGACCTCGTGTTCGTTCCCGCCTTCACAGACGTGGAGATCGAAAACGAAAAGAGGACCGCCATCAAGTTCATAGTCTTTCCAAAGAGCTGAAAAGAGCTGAAGGGGAGCAAAAGCTCCCCTTTGATTTTTTTCGATTTTCATTCTTCGAGGATTTTCTCCGCTTCGTCCCTGTAAGATTCCATAACATATGGAATACCAGAGATTTCCGCAGCATCCTTCGTGAGTGCGATGAGGTCTTTTCTGGATAGGACAGACAACCTGAATTTTCTTGCTCCTGCCATAAGTTGTTGCAAACCCGTTTTGAACTTTTGAATGAACGTGTAAACACCTATGGCACCGAGTGGCAACTTTTTCACCTCTTCAGCTCCGAATCTGTTCTTCAGCTCTTCATAGGTAATAAAGATCTCTTCTACTGTTGTTCCGTACTTTGAGACTGTCTTGGGTAGCTCTCCCTTTTTGAGCCATTCTCCTATGTTCTTCCCCACCATTGCCGGTATCATCAAGGCCCTTCCCATACATACCGCTTTTACATACGGAGCTCCCATCATGAGCGCTTTGAGAACAGCATCTTCTGTGGAGAATCCGCCGGCTATGGCAATATCGGGTACGCGAATCCCTCTCTTACTCAGTTTTTCCGCGAATTGATACGTTAGAGCCTCGAGATAGAATGTGGGAATACCCCATTCGTTCATCATCGGCCACGGGCTCATACCTGTTCCACCAGGAGCCCCGTCCACAGTGATGAGATCCACCTTTGCCTCGGCTCCATATCTGAGAGCCATGGCAAGATCCACAGCAGAGTACGCTCCAGTTTTCAACGTGATTCTCTTGAAACCAAGTTCTCTCAGCCTTTCTACTTCCCTCAGGAAAGATTCTTTTGAAACAAAACCGAGCCTCGAGTGTCTCTCGAACTCCTTGATCTCACCTATTTTGAAAGCTTCCTGAACTTCAGGAAGTTCAGGATCGGGTAGTACAATGTAACCCCTTCTTTTCAATTCCAAAGCCTCTTCAAGAGATTTTACTTTTATCTCTCCACCGATGCTCTTTGCACCTTGGCCCCACTTGAGTTCTATCGTTTCAATACCGTGTTTGCTTATCACGTATTCGGCTACACCTAGTCTGGTGTCTTCGACGTTCATTTGAATCAGTATCTCGCCGTACTCCCCATCATGATATCTTTTGTATATCTCTATTCTCCTGTCAAGTTCTGGGGATTTCTTTACTTTTCCACCGCTGTCGAGTTCCAGGTCCGGATCAACACCAGCCACATTCTCACCGCAGACAACAGTTATTCCACTGATAGCAGCTCCCACGGCTATGTGTTCCCAGTTCTTTCTGGCGATTTCTGTAGAACCGAGAGCTCCTGTGAAGATGGGGACCTTCATTTTCACTTTAATTTCCCATCCGTACTCGGTAGTCGTATCAACATTCGGAAATATGGCTGTATCCGGCCCTGGTTCCACTCCCTCGGGAAGGCCTTCTGCACCGTGGGCATAGCCAAGAATGTTCAGATGAGAATAATCGACAGGATAATCTTTGACAGCTCCTGCTGTAATTTCACCGAATGGGCCTGGATAGAGTACTTCTCTCCCTCTGAACGATGCAAGCCAGATTTCGCAGCCTCCGGTACAACCATCGATACATCTGGAGCATATTCCAGACATGGGGACAACATCTCTTGAACGGTTGAACGTTCCCGTTGCTTCGTTTGCATTAGGTTTTCTCAGATTTCCCACAGCAATCCCTCCTTCATTGGAATTTATATAATCTGAGTTCGTATAATTAATTATAAAATGATCATAGAACGAGTTAAAATGTTGTAATATTTATCTGAGGTGGTAAGGGCAATGGGAAAGAACATCGTTATATTGATACTCATGATCACGTTTATTTTCGTATTCGGAACAGTGGCCTTTCATCTAACGGAGGGATGGGGTTTTTTCGAATCTTTCTTTTTCACTCTGATCACCGTTTCCACAGTGGGGTACTCTCTTCCAGAAAGCATAACACAGGCGGGAAAGGTGATCTCAGCCATACTGATAGGAGCGGGTGTGACCGTTGTGTTCTATGGCTTCACTGCCGTAACATCTTTCATAGTGGAAGGACATATTGGTGAATACTTTAAAAACAGGAGGATAAAGAGGATGATAGATGAACTGAGCGGTCACTTCATAGTGGTTGGGGCGGGAAGAACCGGCAGGCACACGACTCTTGAGATAATGAAGGCCAAGAAGCCATTTGTTGTGATAGATATGTCCGAAGAAGCGATCAAAAGACTGGAAGACTTTCTCGAGAAAAAATTTCCGTACGTGGTGGGAGATGCAACAGAGGAAGAAGTGCTCATGAAAGCGAGAGTTGAGAGGGCAAGTTCCCTGGTGGTGACACTTCCGGATGATGCGAAAAACACTTTTGTCGTTCTCACGGCAAAATCTTTGAATCCGAATCTCGAAGTTGTCTCCAGAGTCTCTGATATGAAGGCCCTGAGCAAACTCGTTTACGCGGGAGCAGACAAAGTGATCGCCACCTCGGAACTCGCAGGTGTCAGACTGGCCCAGATGGCGCTCAATCCCACTACCATAAGCTTCCTCGACATTCTCTCATTCGGCGAAGAATCTTTCAGAATAGAAGAGGTGATGATCCCTCCTGAAAGCCCCATAGCCGGCAAGACACTCGGCGAGATAAACCTGTCAAAAAGAACCGGTACCATTGTCATAGCGATCAGGCGCGGAGGAGAAGTGATCTTCAATCCAACAGGAGACACGAAGGTATTTCCAGAAGACAGGTTGATGGTTGTGGGGAAAAGTGACCACTTTGAGAAACTCCACAGATTGATGAAGGAGGGATAGGGTGGTAATCGTGTATTCGACGTTCCCAGATGAAAAGAGCGTACTCGAAACCGGAAAGAAACTCCTTGAGAGAGAACTGATCGCCTGTTTTAACACGTTCGAGATCAGATCTGGGTACTGGTGGGAAGGAAAAATCGTTCAGAATAGAGAATGGGCTGTCTTTTTTAAAACAACGAAAGAAAAGAAAAAGGAACTCTCCGAAGAGCTGAGGAAGATCCACCCGTACGAAGTTCCTGCCATTTTCGCTCTGAAGGTTGAAAGCGCGCTTCCAGAGTATCTGGAATGGCTCAGGGAAGTTGTCCTATAACATCAATTGCCTCTTCTATCGTCCACACCTGGTGGACTTCCGTGATCTTTCTGCTGTCCAGGTATTTTCCATCTATCAGAACCTGAGCGATTCTGTCCGTCCATCCACCCGTTCCCCTCAGCAGAATCACGGGTTTCCCCAGCGCGTAGGCACCGAGGATTTCTATTGCCGTTCCTATTTCTCCTCCGATCGAGACAACAACGTCCATATTTCTCAAAAGGATGAAAGACCTCATCTGAGAATCAAGCCCTGTTTTTATGGAAACAGACAGATAAGGGTTCCCTGCTTCTCCATCGGGAAGTATCCCCACCACCGTTCCGCCTGCTTTTCTTGCCCCCTGGGACACCAGTTCCATCACACCGTCTCTTCCACCGTTGAAAATCACAAAACCATTCTCGGCAAGTTTCCTGCCAAGTTCCAGACAAAGCTCTCTGAGATCTGATACAGGAGGCCTGTCGGTTGCTCCGGAATATCCTATCACACCGACTCGCTTCACGATCCAAGGTACACCTCCTTCACAGTTTCATCTTCTAGGACCTCCTCTGGTCTTCCCTCGGCGAGGATCCTTCCCTTGTAGATAACGTATATTCTGTCCGCGATCTCCACAAGTTCATCCACGTTGTGGTCTGTAACCACTACACCGAGGTTCCTCTGCTTCAGTTCGAGGGCCATTTTCTGTATCTCCTTGACGGTCTTTGGATCTATTCCACTGAAGGGCTCGTCGAGAAGCACAAAAGCCGGGTTCAGACACATCATCCTCGCTAGTTCCAATTTTCTCTTTTCACCGCCGGAAAGGAAGTTCGCCGGCTGATTTTCGAGAGGTTTCAGGTGAAATTCGTAGAGGAGCTGTTCGATCTTTTCCTCTCTCTTTTTTTCGTCTTTTTCGAAGAATCGAAGCACAAGTTCTATGTTCTCTCTGACGGTGAGTCCACCAAAAACGGATGACTCCTGCTGAAGATATGTGATGCCAAGCCTTGCTCTTTTGTAGACTGGAAACCTTGTTATATCCAACTCCTTGAAAAAGATCTTCCCGGAAGATGGAACCACCACCCCGAGTATCATGTTGAAGATGGTGGTCTTCCCGGCACCGTTTGGTCCGAGAAGACCAACGACTTCACCCTGGTTGAACTCGAGGTTCACCTGATCAACCACAACCCTCTTTCCAAATTTCTTTTCGAGGTTCACGCACTTCAGACTGTTCGTCATTGCTGATTGATGTAAGCGATCACCTGTTCTGTGATGTCAAAGGTAGGATTCCCGTAGACAACCACCTGTTTGGTGAGAACAAGATCGTATCCCATGACACTTGCATACTCCTGAATCTTCTTGACAACTTCGTTCATGATCTCCTGAATCTTCGGCTGGTACTCCGACTTGAGAAGGTTCTCGTACTCAGCCTTCTTTGCGAGGATTTCCCTCTGCTTTGCCTGTATTTCATTCTGAGGCCTTCCTTCATCCTGCATCTTCTTCAGCTCATCTTCCATCTCCTTGAGTTTGCTCTGGTAGAACGAGTAGTCCCTCCTGTACTTTTCGTTCAGATCTTTCCACTTTTGATAGCTCTCGGTTGCCCTTTCAATGTCCACATAGGCTATCCTGAGTGAGGAATCCGTGGAACTCTGGGAAATGAGGAACGTTGCAAGAAGAACTCCCACCAGGACGAAGGGCAAGAATAGTTTTTTCATGCTTTTTCCTCCTTTCAAAATGTGATTTTTCCTCTGATTCTTTCCAGTGTCTTTTCACCGATACCAGGAATACTCAGAAGATCCTCGGGAGAAGAAAAGGGGCCGTGCTCTTCACGATACTCGATTATAGCCTTTGCCTTCGCCTCTCCAATGTAGGGTAGTGTTTCCAGTTCTTCCAGAGAAGCTGTATTGACGTTCAATTTTGTGACTTCATCTCTGGTGGGTTGTTCAACTCCCTCGACCATTACGTACTCAGAGATCTTCTTTAGCGTCTTTTCGCCAATGCCAGAGACGTTCACCAGTTCCTCCACAGAAGAGAAAGGGCCGTGAGATTCTCTGTACTCAATTATCCGTCTTGCTTTCACAGGACCGATTCCGGGGATAGAAACCAGGTCGTCCACGGATGCGCTGTTCAAATTTATAGGAAAGGATGTGACCTTTTGAGGGGGGATTTCTTCTTCTTTTGGCCTTTTGTCCTGCTCCATTATTCCTAGCATGATGAAGAATACGAGCGCCAGAAGGAGTGCTATCCTCTGGTGTTTTCGCTTGATCTTCAAGGAGAGATCAACCTCCCGGCGTATCCGGGACTACTCACCCCGATCCTCTTCATGATGTCGTTCCAATCGAGCTTTTCGAAGTAGTCCTCTGCCAGTCTGCGGGTGGGAAAGGCTCCCACCACCACGGAATAATAGTTCTTTTCTCTCTTTGTGAAAGCGTAAACGTAAGAGGGGTACCCCGCTACTCTCAGGTCGTAGGCGAGCTCCTTTGAGAGATTTTCTGATACGGTCGTTATCACAAAAACCCCGTAGAGAGACTTCTGGGCAACCTGGGAAAAATCACTGAACTCCCCGAGGAGTACAATGGAATACGTGTCTGTAGACACGGGAGATATCAGGTAAGGAAGGTTCGATCTTCTGATTATTCTCAGGGCGTCATCTTTTTTCACAACAAAGGAGGAAACCGTCTGGTTCTCGGGCACGAAATCGGCCATCTCGTTTCTCAGCTTCTCGTAGTCAAATTCTTCAAATTCCACAAGAAGGGGAGTGGGCGGAGGCGTGACTTCAAGCGGTACCTTCAGCTCTTCGGGAATGTTTACCTCAACGGGCTTTATCTCCACTATCTCTACCTTCACGTTTTTGAGCTGCCATTTTAGATACAGGTTGTAAGATAAGAGAGCTATAACAGCGGAAAATATCACCACTATGAGCCAGAAGAGGAAACGTGATTGTCCCTCAGAGAGGGTTACCCTCGCCATCTCTCACTCCCCCAAATACCTGATCAGAAGCTCCGCCGTCCCCTCCACGTCCTCTGGGGAAACCACCTCACTCGGTGAATGAATGTACCGGGTGGGAATGGATACGGTCACCGCTGGTATGCCTTCTCTCGTTCTCTGATATCCCATGGCGTTCGTTCCCCCAAAGGTCAGCACTTCCATCTGGTACTTTATGTTGAATTTCTCGGCGGTCTCAATTAGTTTTTCGAGGATCTTTCTGTTACTTATAGAAGTCCTGTCCTTCACCTTCAGAGCAGGCCCTCCAGACAGCTTCATAGCGTGCCTCTTTATCGCTCTTGGGGTGTCTGCAGAGTCGGTCACATCTATGACTATGGCTTCGCCTGCAGGAATATTGTATCCCGCAACAGAGGCACCCACGATTCCATTCTCTTCCTGGATACTGAACACACCATACAGGGTGACAGACGGTTTGATCCTCTTGAAAACCTCCACGATCACAGCACAACCCACCCTGTCATCCATTGCTTTCGAAACGTACTTTCCCGATAGCTCCGTAAATCCACTGTCGTAAACTCCGAAACTACCTATCGGACAGATCTTCTCTGCTTCTTCACGGGACTTTGCTCCAACATCCACGAACAGCTTGTCGAAGGAGAGTTTTTTCACGTTTTCTTGCCTTTCATCGAGTGTCTCTCCCTCTATCCCAACAACACCAACGACACCGTTTTCAAAGCGGATCCTTTTTCCAAGGAGCATGTAAGGAGAGAGCCCACCCACAGGTTCTATCATTAAAAAGCCCTTCTCGTCCATGTTCGTAACGGCCACTCCTATTTCGTCGATGTGCGCGTCCAGGATTACCTTTTTCTCCCCTGATCCCTTCCAGACGATGAGGTTTCCAAGGCCATCTTCTCTGTAACCATCTATGTACCCTTCGAGCTCTTCCAGCAGGATTTTCTTCACCTCTTCTTCTCGTCCACTGGGGCCAAACGCCTCTGTTAACCTTTTGATCAGATCCTTCATCAAATCACCTCCACGATCTTTCCCTCTTCGATGACGGCTTTCACGAGTTTCAGAGTGTTTCTGTAATCGTTCAGATCCAGAACAGAGTTTGGACTGTGGATATACCTTGCTGGAATGGACACAACCCCGGCTGGAACACCATAGGCTGTCCTCGCGTAGCGAGCAGCGTCTGTTCCTCCGGCTGTCCTCCTCTTCATCTGGAAAGGAATTCCCATTCCCTTCGCCGTGTTAACAATAACCTGGAGGATTTTTCTCGGTATCACGTAACCTCTGTGGTAGAAAGTGATTGCGGGGCCATCACCGAGATGGGTCGCCCATTTCCGTTCTTCTAGCTCCGGGTTGTCTCCAGCTGTTGTCGTCTCCACAACCAGAGCGCAGCTTGGTTCTATCTGTTCCACTACCACGGCACTCCCACGAAGTCCTGTTTCTTCTTGAACCGTGAAGACAAAATAGGTGTCGTAGGCAGGAGCAACTCCTTCTTCAAGAATGTCTATGAGAAGAGAGCAACCCGCTCTGTCATCGAAGGCCTTACCCGTTGCTCTCCCGTTTCCTTCCATGTACTCACTCACAAAAGAAACGCAGTCCCCCACGGAAACGTGTTTTTCCGCTTCTTCCTTCGAGGAGAATCCAAAATCGATCCTCAGGTCCTCGAATTTGGGGGGCGTCTTTGCTTCTTTATCTTGAAGGTGCACAGGCTTGTAACCTATAATTCCCTTCAGATCCTTCGCCTGAACGACCTTTCCCGGAAGGATCCGGGGATCCACCCCGCCGATGGGTAAAAACGCTACCTTTCCATCTTTGTCTATTTTACACACAATCAAGCCCACTTCGTCCATGTGGGCAGAAACAAGAAGCTTTTTGGAGGAACTTTTCCCCTTCTTGAGAGTAATGAGGTTTCCCATTTTATCAACGAGGAGATCGTCCACGAAGTTTTCTATTTTCGACTTTATGAACTCCCTGACTCTTTCTTCATCACCGGAGACACCGGTCATGGTGGAAAGATCTCTAAGATACATCTCCTACACCTCCAGTTCAACGGCAATGATGGACA contains:
- a CDS encoding OmpH family outer membrane protein gives rise to the protein MKKLFLPFVLVGVLLATFLISQSSTDSSLRIAYVDIERATESYQKWKDLNEKYRRDYSFYQSKLKEMEDELKKMQDEGRPQNEIQAKQREILAKKAEYENLLKSEYQPKIQEIMNEVVKKIQEYASVMGYDLVLTKQVVVYGNPTFDITEQVIAYINQQ
- a CDS encoding MFS transporter is translated as MDPKIKRALNISIVEGALAVLINQFFGGPYLTGYFLWMGASSFFIGLFGSIPFLANAFQIATVYFSNRLKTRKQLIVPLMWTARTSIVLFALFPLIKHGLLLAYILYFYIQIAGALSVPLWQSWMSDLVPKNMIGSYFGFRNLIHGLVQIPAMFVAGIILDSLGENWKGFSTLFFIAGALGLLSGYFLKVQYEPAYRPRETSLGITKVIGILLKEEHYRNFLLGFALWHFAVGVGTVYINVMLLKEVQFSYFQISVLNAVGMFIGTLFQPFWGRLGDRYGFQYFLKLCLWVHATVILLWALTPKSFLYVFLLQGIIGIFVIAGTSQLIFYILMYNVPSSLSAEAFSIFNSLSNILLFAGSLISGVLVSTLENLSLPFEVSAIRLTMIASFFLRTFAAYRISRMDLGTPQKATLFQLVRGSFFTSVVPWLRERLNTLNIFKRKH
- the cutA gene encoding divalent-cation tolerance protein CutA; the encoded protein is MVIVYSTFPDEKSVLETGKKLLERELIACFNTFEIRSGYWWEGKIVQNREWAVFFKTTKEKKKELSEELRKIHPYEVPAIFALKVESALPEYLEWLREVVL
- a CDS encoding M42 family metallopeptidase produces the protein MKDLIKRLTEAFGPSGREEEVKKILLEELEGYIDGYREDGLGNLIVWKGSGEKKVILDAHIDEIGVAVTNMDEKGFLMIEPVGGLSPYMLLGKRIRFENGVVGVVGIEGETLDERQENVKKLSFDKLFVDVGAKSREEAEKICPIGSFGVYDSGFTELSGKYVSKAMDDRVGCAVIVEVFKRIKPSVTLYGVFSIQEENGIVGASVAGYNIPAGEAIVIDVTDSADTPRAIKRHAMKLSGGPALKVKDRTSISNRKILEKLIETAEKFNIKYQMEVLTFGGTNAMGYQRTREGIPAVTVSIPTRYIHSPSEVVSPEDVEGTAELLIRYLGE
- a CDS encoding ComEA family DNA-binding protein: MKIKRKHQRIALLLALVFFIMLGIMEQDKRPKEEEIPPQKVTSFPINLNSASVDDLVSIPGIGPVKARRIIEYRESHGPFSSVEELVNVSGIGEKTLKKISEYVMVEGVEQPTRDEVTKLNVNTASLEELETLPYIGEAKAKAIIEYREEHGPFSSPEDLLSIPGIGEKTLERIRGKITF
- a CDS encoding glutamate synthase-related protein; protein product: MGNLRKPNANEATGTFNRSRDVVPMSGICSRCIDGCTGGCEIWLASFRGREVLYPGPFGEITAGAVKDYPVDYSHLNILGYAHGAEGLPEGVEPGPDTAIFPNVDTTTEYGWEIKVKMKVPIFTGALGSTEIARKNWEHIAVGAAISGITVVCGENVAGVDPDLELDSGGKVKKSPELDRRIEIYKRYHDGEYGEILIQMNVEDTRLGVAEYVISKHGIETIELKWGQGAKSIGGEIKVKSLEEALELKRRGYIVLPDPELPEVQEAFKIGEIKEFERHSRLGFVSKESFLREVERLRELGFKRITLKTGAYSAVDLAMALRYGAEAKVDLITVDGAPGGTGMSPWPMMNEWGIPTFYLEALTYQFAEKLSKRGIRVPDIAIAGGFSTEDAVLKALMMGAPYVKAVCMGRALMIPAMVGKNIGEWLKKGELPKTVSKYGTTVEEIFITYEELKNRFGAEEVKKLPLGAIGVYTFIQKFKTGLQQLMAGARKFRLSVLSRKDLIALTKDAAEISGIPYVMESYRDEAEKILEE
- a CDS encoding stage V sporulation protein S; amino-acid sequence: MEVLKVSSKSDPNKVAGAIAGVVREHGRAEIQAIGAGAVNQAVKAIAIARGYLAPSGIDLVFVPAFTDVEIENEKRTAIKFIVFPKS
- a CDS encoding TrkA family potassium uptake protein, producing MGKNIVILILMITFIFVFGTVAFHLTEGWGFFESFFFTLITVSTVGYSLPESITQAGKVISAILIGAGVTVVFYGFTAVTSFIVEGHIGEYFKNRRIKRMIDELSGHFIVVGAGRTGRHTTLEIMKAKKPFVVIDMSEEAIKRLEDFLEKKFPYVVGDATEEEVLMKARVERASSLVVTLPDDAKNTFVVLTAKSLNPNLEVVSRVSDMKALSKLVYAGADKVIATSELAGVRLAQMALNPTTISFLDILSFGEESFRIEEVMIPPESPIAGKTLGEINLSKRTGTIVIAIRRGGEVIFNPTGDTKVFPEDRLMVVGKSDHFEKLHRLMKEG
- the lptB gene encoding LPS export ABC transporter ATP-binding protein produces the protein MTNSLKCVNLEKKFGKRVVVDQVNLEFNQGEVVGLLGPNGAGKTTIFNMILGVVVPSSGKIFFKELDITRFPVYKRARLGITYLQQESSVFGGLTVRENIELVLRFFEKDEKKREEKIEQLLYEFHLKPLENQPANFLSGGEKRKLELARMMCLNPAFVLLDEPFSGIDPKTVKEIQKMALELKQRNLGVVVTDHNVDELVEIADRIYVIYKGRILAEGRPEEVLEDETVKEVYLGS
- a CDS encoding SPOR domain-containing protein, which gives rise to MARVTLSEGQSRFLFWLIVVIFSAVIALLSYNLYLKWQLKNVKVEIVEIKPVEVNIPEELKVPLEVTPPPTPLLVEFEEFDYEKLRNEMADFVPENQTVSSFVVKKDDALRIIRRSNLPYLISPVSTDTYSIVLLGEFSDFSQVAQKSLYGVFVITTVSENLSKELAYDLRVAGYPSYVYAFTKREKNYYSVVVGAFPTRRLAEDYFEKLDWNDIMKRIGVSSPGYAGRLISP
- a CDS encoding glycoside hydrolase family 2 TIM barrel-domain containing protein translates to MLRPENNTKRYLMNITGLWHLEVNGGVRPIAVPGSWNEQYQDLCYEEGPFTYRTAFYVPEELSKKHVRLYFAAVNTDCEVYLNEEKVGENHIGYLPFEIDVTGRIRAGKNELKVIVKNELKVGGFPSKVPDTGTHTVGLFGSFPPANFDFFPYGGIIRPVLVEFTDHSRVLDIWVDTSESDPGKKLGRVRVKVEVSEEAMGEEMKIKLGEVEKKIEVTDRFIEEEFVLEDARFWCPEDPHLYPLRVELEKDEYTLDVGIRTISWDEKRLYLNGKPIFLKGFGKHEEFPVLGQGTFYPMMVKDFNLMKWINANSFRTSHYPYSEEWLDLADRLGILVIDEAPHVGITRYHYNPGTQKIAEDNVRRMIDRDKNHPSVIIWSVANEPESNHPDAEGFFKVLYETAKKMDSTRPVVMVSMMDRPDERTRDVALKYFDIVCVNRYYGWYIYQGRIDEGLKALEEDVEELYRRHRKPIFVTEFGADAIAGFHYDPPQMFSEEYQAELVEKTIKLLMKKDYIVGTHVWAFADFKTPQNVRRPILNHKGVFTRDRQPKLVAHVLRKLWDEPDKVLED
- a CDS encoding TIGR00725 family protein, which gives rise to MKRVGVIGYSGATDRPPVSDLRELCLELGRKLAENGFVIFNGGRDGVMELVSQGARKAGGTVVGILPDGEAGNPYLSVSIKTGLDSQMRSFILLRNMDVVVSIGGEIGTAIEILGAYALGKPVILLRGTGGWTDRIAQVLIDGKYLDSRKITEVHQVWTIEEAIDVIGQLP